In Temnothorax longispinosus isolate EJ_2023e chromosome 2, Tlon_JGU_v1, whole genome shotgun sequence, one DNA window encodes the following:
- the LOC139808111 gene encoding uncharacterized protein, protein MLTKVIDEEDKLQNRMESVETISPLKDCVTKPYDKYKSASNFPCVQGTKQDYKTKPRKNTKFTKTENLDILDRKSERQNDVQLLQCPSCGWEDVRSNRLSITAKKTYEQIKPLDIAVPCPEYSDFADKSYEGHKADRYRTDTMYQGKYNNIIPCPSFPSSLPSYTDYPEDILTTHCPQGTRNYINQQMTPRPIITSKSKSCTREIQLPSEQLFPEKRTKQVGTSVEQYDKGIQNTVSMSKTKTDVIRKCYREIQSKPLTSQEKLKQVAVNTAQQCDKEIQNTIYASPSNCQASQKCSSTRKAKQIDTNTVECPANDMRNTIGIKLKSVGGSMPNFILITTDRNYLPLIQRDWKELATNKCQKDSGDYDQKGVEKAYLELDDKKFVENEVCIKETCSSDIMEIIKENSVITQVLLQCLEKVMQERTKIYSVTSLLSNRDNVNSNSSEMIACEQILSKYANENIHFGSSSAVELESLSCLSCLEKPEEDNTITMFIKTCLELIKHALELNSKNVQESCIRKEDEINTFIVLNKIKEYADEILKIYTLVDYSKRQLLNKFYSRSKSKSECPSKRNSTVNSVQTQDTKKDAAIDPFTASFANSKDVEVLYRPSISKVRDHSLSKNGATYAETMTEELFVKDKDITARTENHDIGLNVSLPQISLRESGTQYTPKQLQDTGIVTDPSFEEKISVATQNCEPMLIRVIKSNNSEGILKLDKETCVRDAHVFWMANVDKCSKNMYHKYSVREYDKLLHSGVSHVREKEVNCIDYRTSLLPKRIYGYNKRCKSSLRGSLPCNHDWIKANLRLLSNQRISKIPLYAKSRKYTRRRTELYRMSQSYV, encoded by the exons ATGTTAACAAAGGTGATTGATGAAGAAGACAAGCTAcag AACAGAATGGAATCAGTAGAAACAATATCTCCTTTAAAAGACTGTGTTACAAAACCATACGACAAATATAAAAGTGCATCTAATTTTCCTTGTGTGCAAGGAACAAAGCAAGATTATAAGACAAAACCAAGAAAAAACActaaatttacaaaaacag AGAATCTTGATATATTAGATCGCAAAAGCGAAAGGCAGAATGATGTGCAATTGCTGCAGTGTCCATCCTGTGGTTGGGAAGATGTAAGATCTAACAGATTGAGTATAACTGCTAAAAAAACTTATGAACAAATAAAACCATTAGATATCGCGGTTCCTTGTCCAGAATACTCCGATTTCGCCGATAAATCTTATGAAGGACACAAAGCAGATCGATACCGAACAGATACTATGTATCaaggaaaatataataatataattccatGTCCAAGCTTTCCTAGCAGTTTACCAAGTTATACCGACTATCCTGAAGACATATTAACAACTCACTGTCCGCAAGGCACTCGCAATTACATAAATCAACAGATGACACCGAGACCAATTATTACGTCCAAATCAAAATCCTGTACAAGAGAAATACAATTGCCAAGTGAAcaattatttccagaaaaaCGAACGAAGCAAGTAGGGACTAGTGTCGAACAATACGATAAAGGAATACAAAACACAGTTTCCATGTCAAAGACGAAAACAGATGTTATACGAAAGTGTTATAGAGAAATCCAAAGTAAGCCTTTAACATCTCAGGAAAAGTTGAAGCAAGTAGCAGTAAATACTGCACAACAGTGTGATAAGGAAATTCAGAATACCATCTATGCGAGTCCAAGTAATTGCCAGGCTTCTCAAAAATGTTCTTCGACACGAAAAGCAAAGCAAATTGATACAAATACTGTGGAATGTCCCGCTAACGACATGCGAAATACGATtggtataaaattaaagagcgTAGGAGGCTCTATgccaaattttatattaataactaccgatagaaattatttaccaCTGATACAAAGAGATTGGAAGGAATTGGCAACTAATAAATGCCAGAAAGACTCTGGTGATTATGATCAGAAAG GAGTGGAGAAAGCTTATCTTGAATTAGATGACAAAAAATTCGTTGAAAATGAAGTTTGTATTAAAGAAACCTGTTCTAGCGACATAATGGAGATTATCAAAGAGAATTCTGTAATAACACAAGTTTTACTTCAATGCTTGGAAAAAGTTATGCaagaaagaacaaaaatttattccgTTACGTCACTCTTATCGAACAGAGATAATGTaaattctaatt CTTCTGAGATGATTGCTTGTGAACAAATTCTGTCAAAATATGCAAATGAGAATATACATTTTGGCAGTAGTTCTGCTGTTGAATTAGAAAGCCTAAGTTGTTTATCGTGTTTGGAAAAACCGGAAGAAGATAACACCATaacaatgtttataaaaaccTGCTTGGAGTTAATAAAGCATGCTCTTGAATTGAATAGCAAGAATG TGCAAGAGAGCTGTATAAGAAAAGAAGATGAGATAAATACTTTTatcgttttaaataaaataaaagaatatgcagacgaaattttaaaaatatatacactcGTGGATTATTCAAAGAGGcagttattaaataagttttattctAGATCCAAATCAAAAAGTGAATGCCCTTCGAAACGAAACTCTACTGTAAATTCGGTTCAGACTCAAGATACAAAGAAGGATGCTGCTATAGATCCATTTACAGCCTCTTTTGCCAACTCGAAAGATGTAGAAGTATTGTATAGACCTTCCATATCGAAAGTTAGAGATCACAGTCTTTCGAAAAATGGTGCCACATACGCAGAAACAATGACAGAAGAACTTTTTGTCAAGGACAAAGATATTACTGCGCGTACAGAGAATCATGATATCGGCTTGAATGTGTCATTGCCGCAGATATCACTTCGTGAATCGGGAACTCAATATACTCCGAAGCAATTACAAGATACAGGCATTGTAACCGATCCCAGTTTCGAGGAAAAGATAAGTGTCGCCACTCAAAATTGCGAGCCTATGTTGATTCGCGTAATCAAGTCTAATAATAGCGAAGGTATTCTAAAATTGGACAAGGAGACATGCGTACGCGATGCCCACGTTTTCTGGATGGCGAACGTCGATAAATGctcaaaaaatatgtatcataaatattcagTTAGAGAATACGATAAATTGTTACACTCTGGCGTTTCTCATGTACGCGAGAAAGAAGTGAATTGTATAGACTACCGTACATCTTTGTTACCGAAGAGAATTTATGGATACAACAAAAGATGCAAAAGTTCATTGCGAGGTTCATTGCCATGTAATCACGACTGGATTAAAGCAAACCTTAGATTATTATCGAATCAACGTATTTCCAAAATCCCATTGTACGCGAAATCACGCAAGTATACACGGAGAAGGACTGAATTGTATAGAATGTCGCAGTcatatgtataa
- the LOC139808109 gene encoding trimeric intracellular cation channel type 1B.1 has translation MIHDQASGKSEQRCYYLLPTMDPEAFLDIANQVVKLKMFPYFDIAHCVLCTLHVREDLGTGAQVFSRKHPLSCWLSTMLVVFASGMLCNGLLGEPILAPLKNTPQVVVATIVWYVIFYTPFDIGYKVAKFLPVKLICAAMKEIYRCKKVYDGVTHAGKLYPNAYLIMILIGTLKGNGAGFTKLFERLIRGVWTPTAMEFLQPSFPTKASMVASIIFVLDKKTDLISAPHALVYFGIVTFFVYFKISSILLGIHDPFVPFENLFCALFLGGIWDSLAKLLGRGQAKDEKADAKKTN, from the exons GATCAGGCGAGCGGCAAGAGCGAGCAACGTTGTTACTATTTACTGCCGACGATGGATCCCGAGGCGTTCCTGGATATAGCCAATCAGGTTGTCAAGCTGAAAATGTTCCCGTATTTCGACATAGCGCACTGCGTACTGTGCACGCTGCACGTCAGGGAGGACCTAGGAACCG GTGCACAAGTATTTTCTCGCAAACATCCTCTATCATGTTGGCTGTCTACAATGTTGGTCGTTTTTGCAAGCGGTATGCTGTGCAATGGATTATTAGGAGAACCAATTCTTGCacctttaaaaaatacacCACAAGTGGTAGTTGCAACTATTGTTTG GTATGTGATATTTTACACACCGTTCGACATCGGTTATAAAGTAGCTAAATTTTTACcggtaaaattaatatgtgctGCTATGAAGGAAATATATAG gtgTAAAAAAGTATACGATGGAGTGACTCATGCAGGAAAACTTTATCCAAATGCATATCTTATTATGATATTGATTGGCACGCTCAAAG GTAATGGAGCtggatttacaaaattatttgagcGTCTTATACGTGGTGTATGGACACCGACCGCGATGGAATTTTTGCAACCCAGTTT CCCCACAAAAGCGTCCATGGTTGCATCAATTATCTTTGTGCTAGATAAAAAGACTGATCTCATTTCTGCACCTCATGCTCTTGTATACTTTGGCATTGTCACCTTCTTCGTCTACTTCAAG atatcatCAATTTTGCTTGGTATTCATGACCCATTTGTGccatttgaaaatttattctgtGCCTTGTTCCTGGGAGGAATTTGGGACTCGTTGGCTAAATTGTTAGGTCGTGGTCAAGCTAAAGATGAGAAGGCGGAcgcaaaaaaaacaaattaa